From a region of the Sander lucioperca isolate FBNREF2018 chromosome 8, SLUC_FBN_1.2, whole genome shotgun sequence genome:
- the LOC116051634 gene encoding gamma-crystallin M3-like — protein sequence MTNTNMNMRGKIIFYEERNFQGRHYECMSDCSDMSSYLSRCHSCRVESGCFMVYDRPNYMGNQYFMRRGEYADYMSMMGMRDSIRSCRMIPMHRGQFRMKIYERENFGGQSYELMDDCDNIMDRYRMNDCQSCHVMDGHWLMYEQPNYRGRMMYMRPGEYRSFRDMGMSGMRWMSMRRIMDSCY from the exons ATGACCAACACCAACATGAACATGAGGGGCAAG ATCATCTTCTACGAGGAGAGGAACTTCCAGGGTCGCCACTATGAGTGCATGAGCGACTGCTCTGACATGTCCTCCTACCTGAGCAGGTGCCACTCCTGCAGGGTGGAGAGTGGCTGCTTCATGGTCTACGACCGTCCCAACTACATGGGAAACCAGTACTTCATGAGGAGGGGCGAGTACGCTGACTACATGAGCATGATGGGAATGAGAGACAGCATCAGGTCTTGCCGTATGATCCCCATG CACAGAGGTCAGTTCCGAATGAAGATCTATGAGAGGGAGAACTTTGGTGGTCAGAGTTATGAGCTGATGGACGACTGTGACAACATCATGGACCGTTACCGTATGAACGACTGCCAGTCCTGCCACGTGATGGACGGCCACTGGCTGATGTACGAGCAGCCCAACTACAGAGGCAGGATGATGTACATGAGGCCCGGAGAGTACAGGAGCTTCAGGGACATGGGCATGAGTGGCATGAGGTGGATGAGCATGAGGCGTATCATGGACTCCTGCTACTAA
- the LOC116051714 gene encoding gamma-crystallin M3-like, whose amino-acid sequence MTNMNMRGKIIFYEERNFQGRHYECMSDCSDMSSYMSRCHSCRVESGCFMVYDRPNYMGNQYFMKRGEYADYMSMMGMGDSIRSCRMIPMHRGQFRMKIYERENFGGQSYELMDDCDNIMDRYRMNDCQSCHVMDGHWLMYEQPNYRGRMMYMRPGEYRSFRDMGMSGMRWMSMRRIMDSCY is encoded by the exons ATGACCAACATGAACATGAGGGGAAAG ATTATCTTCTACGAGGAGAGGAACTTCCAGGGTCGCCACTATGAGTGCATGAGCGACTGCTCTGACATGTCCTCCTACATGAGCAGGTGCCACTCTTGCAGGGTGGAGAGCGGCTGCTTCATGGTCTACGACCGTCCCAACTACATGGGAAACCAGTACTTCATGAAGAGGGGCGAGTACGCTGACTACATGAGCATGATGGGAATGGGGGACAGCATCAGGTCTTGCCGTATGATTCCCATG CACAGAGGTCAGTTCAGGATGAAGATCTATGAGAGGGAGAACTTTGGTGGTCAGAGTTACGAGCTGATGGACGACTGTGACAACATCATGGACCGTTACCGTATGAACGACTGCCAGTCCTGCCACGTGATGGACGGCCACTGGCTGATGTACGAGCAGCCCAACTACAGAGGCAGGATGATGTACATGAGGCCCGGAGAGTACAGGAGCTTCAGGGACATGGGCATGAGTGGCATGAGGTGGATGAGCATGAGGCGTATCATGGACTCCTGCTACTAA
- the LOC116052370 gene encoding gamma-crystallin M3-like isoform X1 gives MGKVIFYEDRNFQGRSYECMSDCADMSSYLSRCHSCRVESGCFMVYDRPNYMGNQYFMKRGEYADYMSMMGMSGGIRSCRMIPMHRGQFRMKIYERENFGGQSYELMDDCDNIMDRYRMNDCQSCHVMDGHWLMYEQPHYRGRMMYMRPGEYRSFRDMGMSGMRWMSMRRIMDMC, from the exons ATGGGCAAg GTCATCTTCTACGAGGACAGGAACTTCCAGGGTCGTTCCTATGAGTGCATGAGTGACTGCGCTGACATGTCCTCCTACCTGAGCAGGTGCCACTCCTGCAGGGTGGAGAGCGGCTGCTTCATGGTCTACGACCGTCCCAACTACATGGGAAACCAGTACTTCATGAAGAGGGGCGAGTACGCTGACTACATGAGCATGATGGGAATGAGCGGTGGTATCAGGTCTTGCCGTATGATCCCCATG CACAGAGGTCAGTTCAGGATGAAGATCTATGAGAGGGAGAACTTCGGTGGTCAGAGTTACGAGCTGATGGACGACTGTGACAACATCATGGACCGTTACCGTATGAACGACTGCCAGTCCTGCCACGTGATGGACGGCCACTGGCTGATGTACGAGCAGCCCCACTACAGAGGCAGGATGATGTACATGAGGCCCGGAGAGTACAGGAGCTTCAGGGACATGGGCATGAGTGGCATGAGGTGGATGAGCATGAGGCGTATCATGGACATGTGCTAA
- the LOC116052634 gene encoding gamma-crystallin M3-like, which translates to MTNTDMNMRGKIIFYEERNFQGRHYECMSDCSDMSSYMSRCHSCRVESGCFMVYDRPNYMGNQYFMKRGEYADYMSMMGMRDCIRSCRMIPMHRGQFRMKIYERENFGGQSYEMMDDCDNIMDRYHMNDCQSCNVMDGHWLMYEQPNYRGRMMYMRPGEYRSFRDMGMSGMRWMSMRRIMDSCY; encoded by the exons ATGACCAACACCGACATGAACATGAGGGGAAAG ATCATCTTCTACGAGGAGAGGAACTTCCAGGGTCGCCACTATGAGTGCATGAGCGACTGCTCTGACATGTCCTCCTACATGAGCAGGTGCCACTCTTGCAGGGTGGAGAGCGGCTGCTTCATGGTCTACGACCGTCCCAACTACATGGGAAACCAGTACTTCATGAAGAGGGGCGAGTACGCTGATTACATGAGCATGATGGGAATGAGAGACTGCATCAGGTCTTGCCGTATGATTCCCATG CACAGAGGTCAGTTCAGGATGAAGATCTATGAGAGGGAGAACTTTGGTGGTCAGAGTTACGAGATGATGGACGACTGTGACAACATCATGGACCGTTACCATATGAACGACTGCCAGTCCTGCAACGTGATGGACGGCCACTGGCTGATGTACGAGCAGCCCAACTACAGAGGCAGGATGATGTACATGAGGCCCGGAGAGTACAGGAGCTTCAGGGACATGGGCATGAGCGGCATGAGGTGGATGAGCATGAGGCGTATCATGGACTCCTGCTACTAA
- the LOC116052076 gene encoding gamma-crystallin M3-like codes for MTMGKIIFYEDRNFQGRHYETSSDCPELTSYLSRCHSCRVESGCFMVYDRPNYMGNQYFMRRGEYADYMSMMGMSDCIRSCRTIPMHRGSYKMRIYERENFGGQMHELSDDCDNIQDRYRMSDCMSCNVTDGHWLMYEQPHYRGKQMYLRPGEYRSFRDMGMSGMRFMSMRRITDSCN; via the exons ATGACCATGGGCAAG ATCATCTTCTACGAGGACAGGAACTTCCAGGGTCGCCACTATGAGACCAGCAGCGACTGCCCTGAGCTGACCTCCTACCTGAGCAGGTGCCACTCCTGCAGGGTGGAGAGCGGCTGCTTCATGGTCTACGACCGCCCCAACTACATGGGAAACCAGTACTTCATGAGGAGGGGAGAGTACGCTGACTACATGAGCATGATGGGAATGTCAGACTGCATCAGGTCTTGCCGTACAATCCCCATG CATAGAGGATCCTACAAGATGAGGATCTACGAGAGGGAGAACTTCGGTGGTCAGATGCATGAGCTGAGCGACGACTGCGATAACATCCAGGACCGTTACCGTATGTCCGACTGCATGTCCTGTAATGTGACGGACGGCCACTGGCTGATGTACGAGCAGCCCCACTACAGAGGCAAGCAGATGTACCTGAGGCCTGGAGAGTACAGGAGCTTCAGGGACATGGGCATGAGCGGCATGAGGTTCATGAGCATGAGGCGTATCACTGATTCCTGCAACTAA
- the LOC116052311 gene encoding gamma-crystallin M3-like: MTMGKIIFYEDRNFQGRHYECMSDCSDMSSYLSRCHSCRVESGCFMVYDRPNYMGNQYFMRRGEYADYMSTMGMRDCIRSCRMIPMHRGQFRMKIYERENFGGQSYELMDDCDNIMDRYRMNDCQSCHVMDGHWLMYEQPNYRGRMMYMRPGEYRSFRDMGMSGMRWMSMRRIMDM; encoded by the exons ATGACCATGGGCAAG ATCATCTTCTACGAGGACAGGAACTTCCAGGGTCGCCACTATGAGTGCATGAGTGACTGCTCTGACATGTCCTCCTACCTGAGCAGGTGCCACTCCTGCAGGGTGGAGAGCGGCTGCTTCATGGTCTACGACCGCCCCAACTACATGGGTAACCAGTACTTCATGAGGAGGGGCGAGTACGCTGACTACATGAGCACGATGGGAATGAGAGACTGCATCAGGTCTTGCCGTATGATCCCCATG CACAGAGGTCAGTTCAGGATGAAGATCTATGAGAGGGAGAACTTCGGTGGTCAGAGTTACGAGCTGATGGACGACTGTGACAACATCATGGACCGTTACCGTATGAACGACTGCCAGTCCTGCCACGTGATGGACGGCCACTGGCTGATGTACGAGCAGCCCAACTACAGAGGCAGGATGATGTACATGAGGCCCGGAGAGTACAGGAGCTTCAGGGACATGGGCATGAGTGGCATGAGGTGGATGAGCATGAGGCGTATCATGGACATGTAA